CTGGGGATCCACCCTCAGCCTGATGCAGAGGTGGAGAAAACTCCTCTCAGGCTTTGTTCTTGAAAAGAACGTCAggattgtaaaagaaaaaaaaaaaacaagatgtacCATATTCTAGGTATTTAACTGCTGTTATTATACGTGGGATCtagttttggtgttttttttgtatatttgttaTCACTATTGTTATTTCTTTAGGATAAATGAACACTAGATTGTaatgaagtttgttttgttttttttgtaaaaatgagaCACTGAAAAATCTGCAGCACTCTGTTGAACACATCCATGACAATCACACTTAGGGGAAGCTTTGCTCCATTCTGATGGAGACATGTTGGTTCACATACAGCACAGTAACAAATGGCAGAGATCTGGATGTTCCTCCGCTGTTAACAGGAACCGTTGCTCGTTCAGTCACATCAGAATGTGAATTTAATATCCGATTCCTTTactcttaaatgttttttgtagtTAACGGTTACAACCTTTTTACcgttattattaaaaatgttatgttcTGCAGTGTCTGAACTGgctgagacaaaatgaaaactggccTTATCTGAAGAGGGGGGAACTGAAGGTTTagttgtgttttggtttggcAAGAGAACCAAGTGCACGTGCAGCAGACCAAAGCTTAGATCACATTCTTGCTAAAGCCATAAACGCGACCCAGATTCATTCGAGCCGCTCAAACAGCTGTTAAACCTCATTTAGActccttttcatttcaactCGAGCAGAATCCCAAAGCCATCGGGAGCCACCATGtcagcttccagtctttatgttaCTAAAGCAAATCGACACCAATGAACCAAATCTACTTGGGCAACGAgggtgtgttttaaaaaaagaaaaaagataccTCAACTCCCTTATATGTCTGTAACATTGAATGTTTACTTGTGCAGAAGCAGTAGTTTTTGATTTCTTTAACTCTCACAAAGTTTAATATAAAGCTGTGATGATGAGTAGATTTgttgattaatcagtaattATGTTGACGATCGGTTAATAGCGCCAAGCGCAAGTGCTTAACGTTCTCCGGCAGCAGCTTCTGCAATGTGAGGTTTTGTTGCTTTCTTATGTGATATTAAGTGGAATATCTCTGGCTTTTGGGCCTTGTTTGAGAACATGAAATCAGAACTTGCAAAGGCCATAGTTGACTTTTTTCTGGCTTATTTATAGACAAAACGATTAATtggtcaaaaaaagaaaaaagctggtTCAGTGATAATGAAAAGTTAGATGTTCTGAACTTTACAAACATAAACTTtacattgaaaagaaaaatccagctTTGTCAAACTTGCATTCCAGTCTGGTTGGACATTTCTCATTCCCAAAGAAGTCCCTCTGAAAGCTTTCGTCTTTTATCTGTTCAGGTCTTGTAGCTGTCAGGGACTCAGTTGTACATTTCTGTGTTATTCATTGTGTCCCAGTGGTTACACACTACAAAGTGGACATCTGTGAATCTAGCTCCAGGATTTTCCTGTTCCTGTTAACTATTCTGATGTTTAATGACACTATAGCAAATCTTCTTGTGAATGTAGGCCAGCAGAATCTGCTGTTCCACCAAGAGGGTCTGGTcgtcatttttgtgtttattttgccaTAAAGCCCAAACTTTAAGTTTGTCATTTCTGTAAGGATCATTCTTAGGCGTATTTAACTTTCTGCATTTTTCACCCTCTTTTTTGAATATGGAAACTCCTGCACAAATTTCAAATCCTAAAAACAATGTTTAGCAGATGTGTCAAAGTTTGTACTTGTTATCCTGTGATGTGCTAATTCAGTCGCTTACGAACTTGGTAGAAGTTCAGGaagtttgcttttcttctccttttgtgAAGTGAATTCTGGGTGTGGGCGGGGGACTCACTGTGTACTTGTGTCCATGCCTTGGATTGGTCGAAATGCTTTCGTTTGAAATCACTGAAGATTTAAACTAAATTAAGTCATGAATTTGCACATCAGTTCTGAAATCAAAAAACAGTGAATTCGGAAGCTGAACTCATAAATGAGCTGTGGATCAAAATAGCAACCATGTGTTTGAGGGTTGAGTGTAGTATCACTTGCAGCCACATGGGGGTGGTAGATGTTCTCTTATTGACTCGGCCCCGTGTTTGTCTCCTAGACAATAAGTCATTGCGAACTTGCTGTCAAGGCCATTTTCAACTTGGTTTCTGTATACATGTTAAAGGTCATAAACTGAAATATGCTGCTGCACCACATAATTTTATAACGTTTTCAATAAAATCAACTGAAAACCTGAAGGAAGTTTGCTTGATGTTAATGAATCGTGCCCCAAATGAGGCAAGAATCGGTTTACTTTTAAAGAGCAATTCAGCTATTGTGGTTCTCGCGGTTATGCTGCAGGTTGGCAATGAATCCTAACTGTGGTgacttcataataataataataattcactcCCTACAGTTAAACGCTTGCTGTTGGAGAGAAGCTGCGTCCATGCCAGGTTAATCGGTGAACACTTTCTGTCGCTACACAGAGAAACGCTCCAGCAACAAGACCAACAGGTTAGACAGGCACATCAAGCAGATGACATCGTCTTGAAACCCTGTTACACTGTTGAGTTTCAGACATTGTGCCACATCCTATCCCGACAGCAACAATCTGAAAATTAACcttattaaattttattttggcaaCATATActaatttattaacattttcagcatCACTGGGCAACTACCTGACTGATTAATTTAAAAGTCTCTGCATTTGTTTAATCTCCAGCAAAGGATCCACATAAAGTGGTCTACTTCTTTATGTGGATCCCTTGTGCTTGTTTTGAATGGAACATTAGACAGATCATCTTCCCACGTCTGGCACATTAAATTCATGATTTGACAGTGAGGTCTCACTTCTCCTTTATTGCATAGTTTCAaccatttttcacttttttcttacAAGTCCTTCTGCAAACACATGAAACTGATTAGAATAAACCTGCATTGCCCAGTAAACTCCAAAAAACCCCAGGAAGGAAATGGATCTCATGTGACGCATTTCATTCCTGGCATTTATGATGACATAAATACTGCAGTTCTCTCATATCTCTGCTTGTAGTGCATTTATCAGtacagtttgtctttttaaaatctttctgGACTCCCTGAAGCAGCTGGAGTGTGTTTCAACCGATTCCTCAAAGCTTTACAAAATGCTGctacaacagaaacacagcagtgaattAAATATATTCAAAGCTTGGAGCGTACAAATACACAGTGGAGTACATTAGGGTGTAAAAGGAATCATTTCACAATGTAAGACAGGAACATAATAACATTTTGAGCTCTAGAAACTGAATATTATTGATGCCTGAGATCTTCCTCTGTAAATGTACCACGGCCACTTTGGTTTAAGTTTAAAAGGATCAGCTTGGGGAGCTGAATGTTATTTGGTTGTTTCAAAGGCACAAAACGAATGTTCTTAAAATGGTGGAAGGTGGAATCAGAATCATTACAgcaaatataatgtaaataaaaaaaaatgtgcaaaatagTATCATTGTGCTCAGTCACATTCTATGCTGTGACATGTCTGTTTGACTAGGATGTTAGGATCTTTAAATCAAAAGCCAAAAACTTTCATTAATCAAAGAATTTGCAAACAATCTAAAAACTGGTTCTAAGAAGACATTTGAAATTGCACCAGTAACTAAGTGATTCGTTTTTCAGTAACTAACAAGATACTGGTTAGTGACGAGTTTATAATCCAATAGCTGCCTATTGTCAGGGTCAAAAGAATGTTGCGTATAAAAGATTCTGtctgaaatatattttgaaaataaaaatagccCTTAGTCACATTTCTATGATCGGACCAGTTTGAAGCCTTGGCCGGTGTCCAGTATAGCTGGTGGAAACCAGTTGAGTTTGACTCTCTTGAGACATCGCAGGCAGGCGCCGCAGAGCCACAGCAGGTTCAGGCCGCCGCACCACAGGGCCAACTGAACCACCGGGTACGTCATCCGGGGGAAATACATTCGCCAGTGGTTGGTCACATCACTTTCTGTCGGCAGGTGCAGCGTGTAGTCACTCCAGTGTTTGGAGATGCCATAAGCAGCGTAAACTGCCCTGGGCCTTTCCCCCCACCGGATGTTGCTGTTTGAGTTGCAGTTGTACTCCACCCACTGCGAGGTGAAGTCTCCGAGCTGCGGGGGGTCCTGCTGCTCGACGTCCGTAACCCGAGCGAGCGTCGCGCCCTGTATGGCCACGTACAGACCCTCCACCCTCCTTACCTCCTTCACCCACGGCAACGAGTTGTCGCAGTCGAGCACCAAGATGAGGCGCGAACAAAAGTTGCTGTTCTTCTCCCTCCACCACTCCAAGATCTGATCAAGACGAAGAGTGTCTCCTCCTGACGATGAACACAGAAACCAGCTGATTATtaatcacactcacacctaaacTGAGGATGGGAAGAGTAAGATGAAGATTATCAGATTACTAAAAACTAAACTGGCATTAAGTGGTATGTTAGATTCAAAAAGTGGCCACAGAGTAATTATGAAAATGGCAGATGTTCTTTATCTCACTCACTGGGACTTTTTATCCAtgcattttctatactgcttatagggtcgtgggggagctggagcctatcccagctgactacgggcgagaggcagggtacaccctggactggttgccagtcacaaagacagacaaccacacactctcacactcacacctaggggcaatatagagtagcaCTGGGTCTTTTTAAATTAGTGCTTAATTCGATATCCATAAACACCAGCTTCATTAAGTCTTGACAGTTAAAATTATGATCACACTCATTATACAATTACTAATCAGAATTACTTCAGCGTGGtgccccccctcctcacctGCCAGCGCCCACTCCCCTGAGCGGTGACTGTGACCGCTGTAGAAGATCACGTAGGTGTCGTGACGAGGCCCGTCTGCTGTGCGAAGCTCCAGGAAGGATTTGATCTTGGCCTGCAAAGCCTCCAGGGTCAACCCGCTGGTGGAATAGTCGCAGCCAAAATTCTCAATCAGGTGGTGGGCGAAGAAGCGCTGCACGCTGTTCAACATGCTCGTCGAGCGCCTGTTCAGCTCCTGCACCTGGTCTGGAGGCAGGAGCATGGGCTGCCCATCAGGGCTGCAAagcagacacatctctttagGTCAGTCATTCAGCACAGGTCAGGGGACATCTACTGAGTCATTTCCTAACCTGTAGTTTATGCACACCTGAGACTAAGAACGACTAAGATGTAACCTTTAATATTCCATATTAGATCCCTACTTTCAATGCCttggttttaaatgtttagcCAAAGCTTATTACAGGAAGGTACTATTTGCCTGCTTGcaaacttttaattttatgGCCATTTAAACATCAATTACCCTCCGTGCACAAAAAACAGCTATGTTAGGGTATTGTACAGCAAATAGGAGGAGTAATACAAATACTTATTTAAAGGTGGGgaagattttaatattttcatctcTTACAACTCATCATCAAAACAACTCATCAAATCATCACACCACAACCTATAAAGTCTACCTAAATTTGGTGGGTAATTGTTTCCTTCCATACCTGCAGTAGTTGGTAGGGATGACCACTGCGTAGCCCACACACGTTCCTCCCAGGCTGTTCCCGAGCTCGTGGAAAAGCCCGTGGAACAAAGACTCCAGAGGCAGGACGAGCAGAAACAGGCTCACAAAGATACTGCTGGAGGCCTGTAGAGCATATTCACATTCAGGTACGTTCTTACTGTGAAACAGCAAATCTGGATTAAAGGTGAGACAGGAGAAATCTATAACAAAAATGAATCCATGCAGTACTGTTCAATTGAGGGGACTGGATTCAAAACATTAACGGAACTGAGCAATTCAGCACATCTTTAGAAAAAGTGAATTTAAGAAAGACCATCCTAAGGTCCAAACAAGTGATTCTAAACTCGCTGTTCAGGACACCCAAAGGGATTTGCAAGACAAGTCTGAGGGGTTGATAAACAGGCAGGAAAATCAGGAAAAATCTACTTCCACAacacacaattatatttatattcctGGCTATTCTtaagtatttatgtttttccttGTAACCAGTGATGAGGGGTcaagagtaaagaaaaataaaatacccaCACAGTGCTATTCTTTTACTCTATATACCCCATCGATCATAAATGTGCACCATTGACTGGATCATTGGAACTGCAAATGGCTTTTGTCTTAGGATGTGGTGGTAGAAATACTTTCACAacaatgtaaaaagaaaaaagtactAGGAACTAAACAGCAGTATATAATTTGTGTTGGATGCACTAAGCTCTGTGATGGTCAGCTGATCTGGTGTGGCATATAAAAGATGTATGTCTGCACCTACCTGCCAACaaagagcagcaacagcaacagttgACACCAGCGTGAAAAGCACCAGGCGTTCAGAGATGAGGCAGAAATGTCTCATGCCCTTTGAGGCCATGATCTTGTCCAACCCGTTGCCACCTGACCCCTGGGACAAGCACACCCTCTGGCAGTCACTGAGCTTGGTGTGAAAGCCCCACACTGTGATGACAAAAACCATGTGGCAAATAGTCCAGAAGAGCACACAGACCACGAAACTTGGGATCATCAGGTACCACTGATCCAGGTCCGTCAATTTCCGACCGGCCAGAATGATGAAGGTCACCTCCACCGCCAGCAGTGGCAAGAGGGACAGCCGGCGCCACAGGCCCCGCCACACCAGGAAATGCTGCCAGCGCTCGGTCACAGAGAGACCACTGAAGTAGACATCCAGCAGGGGGTCGCAGATGAGCTGGCTGAAAAAGCAGGCGAGGGCGAACGGGTTGGTGGTGATGTTCAGGGACTTGAAGAGCACCACGGCGGTGATGACAGCGAAGCAGACCAAGTTGGGAAGCGCAAGAAGAGCCTTCATCCGGAGGGCAACCATGACCGTGGCCAGCGccaccaccagcaccatcaCGCTCATGGACTTCTGGAAGAGCAGTGCCGCGCTGGCGGTGGCAAAGCCCGCCAGCTCCAGCCGCTCCGCCGAGGTGAGGAAGGCAGGACGGTACCTGGTACACCCAAACAGACGGTCCAGCAGCGCCCAGAGCGTCCTCAGAACCACGCTGGAAAGCAGCAGGTAGTTGGACGCACGCTCCTTCGAGTCGTTCTTCAGGGCAGGACTGttgagaaaacacagcagcccCAGCAAAAACCCGAACCACGGATGTAGTAGACTGAGGCTGACCCTCTCCATGCTGAAGTAGTAGTACATTATACTTGCTATTCCGAGGACAATcagagccaaaacaaaaatgacaagaagaaTGGTCTCCGCTGTCCTCTCCCACCGCGCATAGAGCCCCAGACACAGGGCGACCAGCAGGTTGAGACCGGACAGGTAGCCCAGACACCTGACAGACGACCACATGCTCACCTCACCGTTGACCTCCTCCAGACGGGTCATTGCTGCATGAAGGCAGTGGCTGACACAGTAGCGTAGAAAACGACACATTTTGATAAGAAAGATTAACTATCCAGGCCAAAAAACAGGTACTCTAAAGAGAGTTGGTCGGATAAACGTCCGCTATGACATGAAAAATCTCGCCGACACCAAAACCTGAGCTAAAAGTTTTGCTAGCTAACTTGTTGACAgtggctaacattagcttagcTACTAGCGATGTAGGCGATACATCTTTGCATCTGTCAACGTTAGCGCGGGTTTACATCTTCACAGTCTTTGCGTTATCTTCATCTGATGTCCGATGCGGTTTTGAAAGGTCTAAGATTAAGCGCCCTCAAACCAGCTGTCAGCAGAGCGACCGGCATATCAGTTCAAAAAGTTTGGTCCCGTCAAAAGTTTTGAGTCAGTTGACAGCCGCCATGATTACAGCTTCGGCTACGGCAAGTGCTAAGGGTCAAAATTACTTTACCGGCGTTTGTAGGTCTGCTCTTCACTGAGTCACTTTGGTTTCCATAGTGAATTTAGGATGtctttaactgaaaaaaattagATTCATGGTTCCGTTATGAGCTTatttacttctctttttttttacatgtcaaCAATGAACGTTTACACTGAGGAATGCGTTTCAGCTGAACAACTCGCTTTGTTTCTGTCCGTGTTGCACATTTGAAGGGCacatttgagttatttttgcCTACTGCTGTAGCAATAATTACTGTACAAGGCCTATTCTGTGCCCAAAATGTACGTCAAAAGTCTGTTTCACAATTTAACCCTTCAttcctgaggggaaaaaagaaacttaTTCTTCTAACTCTTCTATTATGTGTAATGTACAGTAACACTACGTGTAATAAAGTATTCCTGGCTCACGATATAGGCCCCAACTTTACTCATGTTTTCATCCACTACTCATGTTGATAAATATAAACCTGCTATATTATCTCCTGAGTCACAACAGCCTCTTAATAGCAGTACACAAAGCAATATATTGAATGTGTGAATTCAGaagtacaataataataattaaaaaaaaaaacaaaacacacacacaggcacctTTCTATTACATTCATTTATAAAAGAGAAATACAACCATACTAGAAGCACACATTGTTCTGCATTGTTGAAAAAGTCAATAATGAAGATGAACCATCTCATGCAAATGGATCAAAAGAAACACTGGAAGACAAATGCACCTATTAATCACAAAGCACACTTCTTCAAAGTCTGAGTATGTGTGatactgtgaaatgtttttttttcttctatgaaaacagaggagatatcagcagagagatgagcATTAACTGGGCAATGACATGGGAATGGCGACAATGCACTGAATTACACGAACACTGGAAATGTTTCTTCTTATTCATTAATATGACAAAGGAGTACTGGACCTTTGTATGTACTGTTTGACCAAAGAAGCCtgatattgttttgttaaaaaggTAAGAATTTCATGTTCCCCAGGGCCATGAAAGTCCGCTTGCAACAGTAAATGTGAACAAAGAAGGCACCTTAGACTCACTGGTACTATGTTATGGGCCCATCATATTGGTTGTAAAACTGTCATCAtaggaaaataattaaattttgtgACACCCTTTGGGATCAATGATAAAGTgccactgacaaaaaaaaaacaaaaacaaaaaaacaaaatacaaaacatcaaTGCAAActcattctttcattcacaccgacaaacccaaacacacccacacatttaGCCTGCTGCTCAGggacaggcacaaacacacactaacatttcATCTGGTAGTGTCTTTATATGAACCTCCCCCTGCAGGATACAGCATC
This is a stretch of genomic DNA from Scatophagus argus isolate fScaArg1 chromosome 7, fScaArg1.pri, whole genome shotgun sequence. It encodes these proteins:
- the tmem168b gene encoding transmembrane protein 168; translated protein: MCRFLRYCVSHCLHAAMTRLEEVNGEVSMWSSVRCLGYLSGLNLLVALCLGLYARWERTAETILLVIFVLALIVLGIASIMYYYFSMERVSLSLLHPWFGFLLGLLCFLNSPALKNDSKERASNYLLLSSVVLRTLWALLDRLFGCTRYRPAFLTSAERLELAGFATASAALLFQKSMSVMVLVVALATVMVALRMKALLALPNLVCFAVITAVVLFKSLNITTNPFALACFFSQLICDPLLDVYFSGLSVTERWQHFLVWRGLWRRLSLLPLLAVEVTFIILAGRKLTDLDQWYLMIPSFVVCVLFWTICHMVFVITVWGFHTKLSDCQRVCLSQGSGGNGLDKIMASKGMRHFCLISERLVLFTLVSTVAVAALCWQASSSIFVSLFLLVLPLESLFHGLFHELGNSLGGTCVGYAVVIPTNYCSPDGQPMLLPPDQVQELNRRSTSMLNSVQRFFAHHLIENFGCDYSTSGLTLEALQAKIKSFLELRTADGPRHDTYVIFYSGHSHRSGEWALAGGDTLRLDQILEWWREKNSNFCSRLILVLDCDNSLPWVKEVRRVEGLYVAIQGATLARVTDVEQQDPPQLGDFTSQWVEYNCNSNSNIRWGERPRAVYAAYGISKHWSDYTLHLPTESDVTNHWRMYFPRMTYPVVQLALWCGGLNLLWLCGACLRCLKRVKLNWFPPAILDTGQGFKLVRS